One window from the genome of Candidatus Chlorohelix allophototropha encodes:
- a CDS encoding N-acetylmuramoyl-L-alanine amidase, protein MQTNAISIELHPVKNFWKGRGQHHPVAIVEHTMHGTLEDTFRYFNGELGNYPVSAHYGVGRDGRIWQFVAVEDTAWANGIVQDHDTTLDWVTDALRDGVNLNAITISIEYEGYSGEALTEEQYEAAVELHRQLLPQWNIPANEKHIIGHSQLDRRERAADPGAGFPWARLLQALVNVNHNNVEIDIEPQVKPLSLWLDDIPTSIPSEHSFGVADLFVGESVFKASEPSSSSEALDLKPEIDLHETAQLATDASEEPLKPFTFEDYSQDLQQDEDIEIAFEPSDYEIAPSSDIPSMIGDDDRALFFNHALTHPGELPPPPPVLPNFDVEKEFESFFQDELFANKPVSYKESTDNFIRAAIGSGIINVDLANIRKSPSMEQGTVLRTAQRGNRFQFDGYVVGPELMGSVYWLHVANEHEESWIHSALVRLDYPYDFPPRS, encoded by the coding sequence ATGCAAACAAATGCTATTTCCATTGAGCTACACCCGGTAAAAAATTTCTGGAAGGGGCGAGGACAACATCACCCGGTAGCTATAGTTGAGCATACAATGCATGGTACATTGGAGGATACGTTCCGGTATTTTAACGGCGAGTTGGGTAATTACCCGGTTTCGGCACACTATGGAGTAGGGCGGGATGGGCGTATCTGGCAATTTGTGGCAGTTGAGGATACTGCTTGGGCGAATGGGATAGTGCAAGATCATGATACTACCCTTGATTGGGTTACTGACGCATTAAGGGATGGCGTAAATCTTAATGCGATAACTATTTCGATTGAATATGAGGGTTACAGCGGGGAAGCACTGACTGAGGAACAATATGAAGCGGCGGTAGAATTGCACCGCCAATTATTGCCTCAGTGGAATATACCTGCCAATGAGAAGCATATTATTGGTCATTCTCAATTAGACAGGCGAGAGCGGGCTGCCGACCCCGGAGCGGGCTTTCCATGGGCGCGTCTATTACAAGCTCTCGTTAATGTTAATCATAATAATGTAGAAATTGATATTGAGCCTCAAGTAAAACCGCTTTCACTTTGGCTGGATGATATCCCGACCTCGATTCCTTCAGAGCACAGCTTTGGGGTCGCTGATTTATTTGTAGGTGAGTCAGTATTCAAAGCGTCCGAGCCAAGCTCCTCTAGTGAGGCTTTAGATTTAAAACCAGAAATAGATTTACATGAAACAGCACAACTAGCGACAGATGCCTCTGAAGAGCCTTTGAAGCCTTTCACTTTTGAAGATTACTCTCAAGATTTGCAACAAGATGAGGACATCGAAATTGCGTTTGAACCTAGTGACTATGAGATAGCCCCCTCTAGCGATATTCCGTCAATGATCGGTGATGATGATCGCGCCTTGTTTTTTAACCACGCTCTCACGCATCCCGGAGAATTACCCCCCCCACCGCCTGTGTTGCCTAATTTTGACGTTGAAAAAGAGTTTGAGTCTTTTTTTCAGGATGAGTTATTTGCCAATAAGCCCGTTTCATATAAAGAATCTACAGATAATTTTATCAGGGCAGCTATTGGAAGCGGCATAATTAATGTTGATCTGGCAAATATACGCAAATCGCCTTCTATGGAGCAAGGCACGGTATTACGAACTGCTCAACGAGGTAATAGATTTCAATTCGATGGTTATGTGGTCGGTCCCGAATTGATGGGTAGTGTGTACTGGCTCCATGTTGCCAATGAACATGAGGAAAGCTGGATACATTCGGCGTTGGTGAGACTGGATTATCCATATGATTTTCCACCTCGCTCCTGA